A single region of the Plasmodium chabaudi chabaudi strain AS genome assembly, chromosome: 3 genome encodes:
- a CDS encoding dynein light chain, putative — MSSENFSQNLKKHMQSLLIRKSNIPYHNQNNIVDIITGVLDKYTDANTNAIQVENAIKNIKEILDKTFGAGWICLIGESFSFNISAKEESFLFCFYQGYLAIVVYKC; from the exons atgAGTTCCGAAAATTTTTCGCAAAACTTGAAGAAGCATATGCAAAGCCTATTAATAAGA AAATCTAATATTCCTTATCATAATCAGAATAATATTGTGGATATAATAACAGGAGTTTTAGATAAATATACTGATGCGAATACGAATGCTATTCAAGTTGAa AatgctataaaaaatataaaagaaatattagaCAAAACATTTGGAGCTGGTTGGATATGCTTAATTGGAGAATCTTTTTCGTTTAACATTTCAGCAAAG GAGGAAtcctttttgttttgtttttatcaGGGGTATTTAGCCATAGTTGTATATAAATGctaa
- a CDS encoding aspartate aminotransferase, putative — protein MERYLSEIKEIEADEILKSIGEYNADPSDKKVNLSIGVCAGNNGKVQIFNTVLKAEQIIKEKYEEKPYLLSNGGDRFSLLTQKIIFGEDSEYIKEKRISTIQTIGGTGAIAIALEFLKCFNMSNPSIYVTNIPYINHVNMIKSNGFNLKYINFFDYNLIDINYNLFLNDLKNIDNESVIFLQPSCYNPCSINIKSEYFEEITNIVLLKKHIIVFDIAYQGFGNGEMDNDVTLIRQFQKNNIPFIVCQSFAKNMSLYGERAGALHIVCKNENEKKKILSSLLIITRRFYSSPTIHTNRLVCEILENPNLKIEWLNELKQLAHHIANIRNLFFDKLQQIQNKYNLNYDWSVYKKQVGLFSYVPIFSDIFQSLKNHHIYIVKTGRINVSGITMDNIDYITETICLCLSERAAS, from the coding sequence ATGGAAAGATATCTTAGCGAGATAAAGGAGATTGAAGCAGATGagattttaaaaagtatCGGTGAATATAATGCAGATCCATCTGATAAAAAGGTGAATCTTTCTATTGGTGTTTGTGCAGGTAATAATGGTAAGGtccaaatatttaatactGTATTGAAAGCTGAACAAATCATAAAAGAAAAGTATGAAGAAAaaccatatttattaagtaATGGGGGTGATAGATTTAGTTTAttaacacaaaaaataatatttggtGAAGATtctgaatatataaaagagaAAAGAATAAGCACAATACAAACTATAGGAGGTACAGGTGCTATAGCTATTGCATtggaatttttaaaatgttttaatatGTCTAACCCATCAATATATGTTACAAATATTccatatataaatcatgttaatatgataaaatcaaatggatttaatttaaaatatataaatttttttgactataatttaattgatataaattataatttatttttaaatgatttaaaaaatattgataatgagtcagttatatttttacaaccTTCCTGTTATAATCCATgtagtataaatataaaatccgaatattttgaagaaattacaaatatagttttattaaaaaaacatattattgtttttgaTATTGCTTATCAAGGGTTTGGAAATGGAGAAATGGATAATGATGTAACTTTAATTAGacaatttcaaaaaaataatattcctTTTATAGTTTGCCAATCttttgcaaaaaatatgtcatTATATGGTGAACGTGCAGGTGCTTTACATATTGTGtgcaaaaatgaaaatgaaaaaaaaaaaattttaagtaGCTTGTTAATAATAACTCGTAGATTTTATTCCTCTCCTACTATACATACAAATAGATTGGTTTGTGAGATATTAGAAAATcctaatttaaaaatagaatgGTTAAATGAGTTAAAACAATTAGCACACCATATAGCTAATATTaggaatttattttttgacaAATTACAGcaaattcaaaataaatataatttaaattatgattGGAGTgtgtataaaaaacaagTAGGACTATTTTCTTATGTACCAATTTTTTCAGATATATTTCAAAGTCTAAAAAATcaccatatttatattgttaaaaCTGGACGAATAAATGTGTCAGGAATAACAATGGATAACATTGATTACATAACGGAAACCATTTGTCTTTGTTTATCAGAGCGAGCAGCTAGCTAA
- a CDS encoding 5'-3' exonuclease, putative gives MLYNGMPKYINLRQVFLLVIFISVVNCGIPGLHKWLINNFPSCVKVVQKNRLLDVDIYVNRNRKRENIVNNGNDIIKSKEGHNQLRYNNKIQDVDNLLFDLNQLLHKANVEFCSYDNYFFKLSRLIKNVLKKFHPKKNVVFAIDGICPFSKLKLQIKRRAKIKLKEKKNSINDITCGSIFIERIGRFLKNFVKYLVSLQKYSDVKFFISTDREVGEGELKLMNWITSYVKNDDKIGVRRENESFVIVGADADLLLQCLALKNIRNVYIYTYQTFYLNMDGNFLFKKEKHLIDKPVENKNELTNSGDTLNNVVDINKLARKKITVLYNLNIFINLFLNKYPMFFNQIKRDLLILFILKGNDYLPKVREGNFNVFFEAYFKMLEDNMKKANTKSGKINNVDNIIYNGFLNKDCELNRKEFLKFLNYVQRVVNFSSSYLSRNTDEGNYINLQNDEDSVEFKESQLYLPLYLLNEIIKKKIIETENVDIQIEKDNQGLYTCKLGYLKNEGKVKKCYCGVSKRKKIAMHIASSKFIENELPLFIKYVDYDLLKRSIKEIDGGDETSLESVNMCVGENEEGTKLENFDNVSKNEATNLNELGMKIFTKDDEREDRKMEIYLKKFYIKNCKKKKNYEQEMKICENYIEGIKWLVEMYTKTYCINFNFFYKYSISPSLLSLYYYLCQHDVRTYNNDYKNIIQNINLNIFKNNADYYKFINFCVNKYNDIKLKLRLEEQNENKETSNGEIDGERISKEYISFSSGGREKDNMYTYKNSINYEGNKYFENIYDILLSKNINIVKKSVEKLNEILRKFPKTKMIKYYWDMYAKKLKKFYKIIYYKSQKIFVERVSLFNIELETKINPNKLLSNNESALSSKNKSSEELDKLDFNIKNNYISPHNNLKRWSKKNNRLFSTTQNSDSNTNRFSKKIIKIKTVKLVYR, from the coding sequence ATGTTGTATAATGGTATGCCAAAATACATCAATTTACGTCaggtatttttattagttatatttatatcagtAGTAAATTGTGGAATACCAGGTTTGCATAAATGgctaataaataatttccCTAGCTGTGTGAAAGTAGTTCAAAAAAACAGGTTACTAGATGTTgatatttatgtaaatagGAATagaaaaagagaaaacATTGTGAATAATGGGAATGATATAATTAAGAGTAAGGAAGGACATAACCAATtaagatataataataaaatacaggatgttgataatttattatttgatttaaatcaattattacataaagCAAATGTTGAATTTTGTAGTtatgataattatttttttaaattatcaagattaataaaaaatgtgttaaAAAAGTTTCATCCAAAGAAAAATGTGGTTTTTGCAATTGATGGGATATGCccattttctaaattaaaattacaaataaaaagacgagcaaaaataaaattaaaagaaaagaaaaatagtataaatgatataacaTGTGGtagtatatttatagaaaGAATTGGACGAtttcttaaaaattttgtaaaatatttagtGTCTCTTCAGAAATATTCTGAcgtaaaattttttatttcaacgGATAGGGAAGTAGGAGAAGGGGAATTAAAACTTATGAATTGGATAACTAGTTatgttaaaaatgatgacaAAATAGGGGTAAGACGAGAAAACGAATCATTTGTTATAGTAGGTGCTGATGCAGATTTGTTGCTACAATGCTTggcattaaaaaatatacgtaatgtatatatatacacatatcaaacgttttatttaaatatggatggcaattttttatttaagaaagaaaaacatTTAATAGACAAGCCAgtagaaaacaaaaatgaattaacaAATTCAGGGGACACACTTAACAATGTAGTAGATATAAACAAACTAgcgagaaaaaaaattacagttttatataacctaaatatatttattaatttgtttttaaataagtatCCTATGTTTTTTAATCAAATCAAACGAGacttattaattttatttatattaaaaggaAATGATTATTTACCAAAAGTTAGAGAAGGAAATTtcaatgttttttttgaagcatattttaaaatgttagaagataatatgaaaaaggCAAACACAAAAAGTggcaaaataaataatgtagataatataatatataatggttttttaaataaagattGTGAATTAAATCGAaaagaatttttaaaatttttgaattaCGTTCAAAGGgttgttaatttttcaagTAGCTATTTAAGTAGAAATACCGACGAAGGGAATTACATAAATTTGCAAAATGATGAAGACAGTGTTGAATTTAAGGAGAGCCAACTTTATTTACCTTTATATCTgttaaatgaaattataaaaaaaaaaataattgaaacTGAAAATGTAGATATACAAATTGAGAAAGACAATCAAGgattatatacatgtaaATTAgggtatttaaaaaatgaaggtaaggtaaaaaaatgttattgtGGAGTTtcaaagagaaaaaaaatagctatgCATATAGCATCTTCTAaatttatagaaaatgaacttcctttatttataaaatatgtcgATTATGACTTATTAAAAAGGTCTATTAAAGAAATTGATGGGGGTGATGAAACCAGTTTGGAGAGCGTAAACATGTGTGTAGGCGAAAATGAGGAAGGCACTAAATTAGAAAACTTCGACAACGTAAGCAAAAATGAAGCAACCAATTTGAACGAGTTAGGAATGAAGATATTCACAAAAGATGACGAAAGAGAAGATaggaaaatggaaatatatttaaaaaaattttatataaaaaattgtaaaaaaaaaaaaaattatgaacaagaaatgaaaatatgtgaaaattatattgagGGTATAAAATGGCTAGTTGAAATGTATACAAAAACATattgtataaattttaattttttttataaatattcgaTTAGTCCATCTTTATTaagtttatattattatttatgtcaACATGATGTAAGAACTTATAACaatgattataaaaatataattcaaaatattaatttaaacatatttaaaaataatgctgattattacaaatttattaacttttgtgttaataaatataatgacaTAAAATTGAAACTAAGATTGGAAGAAcagaatgaaaataaagaaacatCAAATGGTGAGATAGATGGAGAAAGGATATCgaaagaatatatttctttttcatcagGAGGAAGAGAAAAAGAcaatatgtatacatataagaatagtataaattatgaaggtaacaaatattttgaaaatatctatgatattttattatcgaaaaatataaatattgtaaaaaagaGTGTTGAAAAGcttaatgaaatattaagaaaatttccaaagacaaaaatgattaaatattattgggATATGtatgcaaaaaaattaaaaaaattttataaaattatatattataaatcacaaaaaatatttgtagaAAGggtttcattatttaatatagaattagaaacaaaaataaaccCTAATAAGTTATTATCCAATAATGAATCCGCTTTAAGtagcaaaaataaatcatcaGAAGAATTAGACAAGCTAGAttttaacataaaaaataattatatatcacCACACAATAATTTAAAGAGATGgagcaaaaaaaacaacagACTTTTCAGTACAACACAAAATAGTGATAGCAATACAAATagattttcaaaaaaaataataaaaattaagacTGTGAAACTTGTTTATCGTTAA
- a CDS encoding hexose transporter, putative, with the protein MNILRMDILSRGGTQEIEQREGFFNTSFQYVLSACLASFIFGYQVSVLNTIKSYIVVEFGWCSGKNETSCEDSLLKSSFLLASVFIGAVIGSGFSGYLVKFGRRFSLMVIYVFFIFVSILTAISHHFHTILYSRLLSGFGIGLITVSVPMYISEMTHKDKKGAYGVLHQLFITFGIFVAVLLGLFLGDGPDTNGKSIELTGFEMFWWRFMFFFPTIVSIAGIVLLVLFYKEETPYFLYENGNIEASKNILKKIYGPSDVDDALRAIKDAIDQNKAAKESSLSLLSALKIPAYRNVIILGCILSGFQQFTGINVLVANSNELYKEFLDKKLITTLSVIMTAVNFLMTFPAIYIIEKLGRKTLLLGGCIGVICAFLPTAIARQAWGPTNAVNVLSIAGTFVMIISFAVSYGPVLWIYLHEMFPSEIKDSAASLASLVNWVCAIIVVFPSDIIIKQSPTILFMVFSIMCIIAFLFILIFIKETKGGEIGTSPYISLEERQRYISRSRV; encoded by the coding sequence atgaatatattacgTATGGATATATTATCAAGGGGTGGGACCCAGGAGATAGAGCAGAGGGAAGGTTTTTTTAACACATCATTTCAATATGTGTTATCAGCATGTTTAgcatcatttatttttggatATCAAGTTAGTGTTTTAAACACAATTAAAAGTTATATAGTCGTAGAGTTTGGATGGTGTAGTgggaaaaatgaaacatcATGTGAAGATAGTTTACTTAAaagttcatttttattagccTCAGTATTTATTGGAGCTGTTATAGGTAGTGGATTTTCAGGATACTTAGTTAAGTTTGGAAGAAGGTTTTCATTAATggttatatatgtttttttcatttttgtaaGTATATTAACAGCTATTAGTCACCACTTCCATACGATATTATATTCTCGTTTATTAAGTGGTTTTGGTATTGGGTTAATAACAGTCAGTGTACCAATGTACATATCTGAAATGACACACAAAGATAAAAAGGGAGCATATGGTGTATTGCatcaattatttataacatttGGAATATTTGTTGCAGTTTTATTGGGATTATTTTTGGGAGACGGACCTGATACAAATGGTAAATCAATAGAATTAACCGGTTTTGAAATGTTCTGGTGGagatttatgttttttttccccACTATAGTATCTATTGCTGGAATAGTTTTATTGGTTCTATTTTACAAAGAAGAAACACCatactttttatatgaaaatggcAATATTGAAGCatccaaaaatatattgaaaaaaatatatggtcCATCCGATGTCGATGATGCACTTAGAGCTATTAAAGATGCCATTGATCAAAACAAAGCAGCTAAAGAAAgttcattatcattattaagTGCCTTAAAGATCCCAGCATATAGAaatgttataatattagGATGTATATTATCCGGTTTTCAACAATTTACTGGTATAAATGTATTAGTAGCAAATTcaaatgaattatataaagaattttTAGATAAAAAGTTAATAACAACATTAAGTGTTATAATGACAGCAGTTAACTTTTTGATGACATTCCcagctatatatattatagaaAAACTTGGAAGaaaaacattattattaggaGGATGTATTGGTGTTATTTGTGCATTTTTACCAACTGCTATAGCTAGACAAGCATGGGGACCAACTAATGCTGTAAATGTATTATCTATTGCTGGAACGTTTGTTATGATTATATCATTTGCTGTATCTTATGGTCCAGTATTGTGGATTTATTTACATGAAATGTTTCCTTCCGAAATAAAAGATAGCGCAGCTAGTTTAGCTTCATTGGTAAACTGGGTGTGTGCAATTATCGTTGTTTTCCCATcagatattattattaaacaaTCTCCCACAATACTTTTCATGGTCTTTTCAATAATGTGTATTATCGCATTCTTATTTATTCTTATCTTTATTAAAGAAACAAAAGGTGGTGAAATTGGAACAAGCCCATACATTTCTCTTGAAGAAAGACAAAGATATATAAGCCGATCAAGAGTTTAA
- a CDS encoding 3'-5' exonuclease, putative yields the protein MYRYLEKCASCITLKRRISSASYGYLNLSVNDKVVRYFEDLKKNIIYINDSKECKKYINEIEKNVMNENLKIIGLDIEGYKIGRNGTVSIIQVCAKDIYIFDLYKCDNSYLFVKYLKELFENKNIIKVAHDCREDCSILFNQYNINLNNIFDTQIAYNLILKKSKKELYQISYDDLLYKCLFLNNNHKIYFHKIISLDNKIYLKRPISKELIHYAVQDVLYLKPLMLNLVDTLRNIENVPREDNESDENGTNENYDQSGKHSKLNLDLCKDTQPIIEENNNFHLINYVIEKSQKYIDYQYLNSHIKNEKHLQKGMIIEGMIVSCNNTNLYVKLNLSKRGVIKKFMNNTYEIGDIVKCVILDFCENDFIKLGLLDSSTSEMATIPK from the coding sequence ATGTATAGGTACTTGGAAAAATGTGCAAGCTGTATAACATTAAAAAGAAGAATTAGTAGTGCGTCCTATggatatttaaatttaagtGTGAATGATAAAGTTGTACGATATTTTGAagacttaaaaaaaaatataatttatattaacgATTCGAAagaatgtaaaaaatatataaatgaaatcgaaaaaaatgttatgaatgaaaatttaaaaataataggaTTAGATATTGAAGGATATAAAATAGGTAGAAATGGAACAGTAAGCATTATTCAAGTATGTGCAAAggacatatatatttttgatctATATAAATGTGATAATAGTTATTTGtttgttaaatatttaaaagaattatttgaaaataaaaatattataaaggTTGCACATGATTGTAGAGAAGATTGTTCTATACTATTTAATcagtataatattaatttaaataatatatttgatacacaaattgcatataatttaattttaaaaaaatcaaaaaaagaacTATATCAAATAAGTTATGATGACTTGCtatataaatgtttatttttaaataataatcataaaatatattttcataaaattatttcacttgataataaaatttatttaaaaagacCGATATCAAAAGAGCTAATTCACTATGCTGTTCAGGACGTTTTGTATTTAAAGCCTTTGATGTTAAACTTAGTTGACACTTTGCGTAATATAGAAAACGTTCCAAGAGAGGATAACGAAAGTGATGAAAATGGTACGAACGAAAATTATGACCAAAGTGGAAAGCATAGTAAACTTAACCTTGACTTATGTAAAGACACACAACCGATAAtcgaagaaaataataattttcatttgataaattatgtaataGAAAAAAGCCAAAAATACATTGATTatcaatatttaaattcgcatataaaaaatgaaaaacatTTACAAAAAGGAATGATAATTGAAGGAATGATAGTTTCatgtaataatacaaatctttatgttaaattaaatttaagcAAAAGGGgggttataaaaaaatttatgaacaATACATACGAAATAGGGGACATTGTTAAGTGTGTTATTTTGGATTTTTGTGaaaatgattttataaaattgggATTACTTGATTCATCCACTTCAGAAATGGCCACCATACcgaaatga
- a CDS encoding 2-methoxy-6-polyprenyl-1,4-benzoquinol methylase, mitochondrial, putative has translation MAVSKICTSYHHSYYYRRIQPYLLKNGTNLFMDKGKCFYTNERLYNFGFQKVTEEIKSKLVYNLFSKVSNKYDIMNDLMSFRLHRCWKDQFIKELDLFLKYQCYNTKKKNINDSINADPNDTATNDESMNQNVASDHNEKIKSLNEYKCKILDLAGGTGDIAFRILERYKYFLEKIKIFDNKNNYDRISEEFYKNPLVNIIVCDVNNDMINVGIERAKNLNLNKNITWLVENAEDLKSIEDNSIDIITLSFGIRNFTNISKALSEMYRVLKPGGRLLCLEFSKVECDAINIFYKFYLNNYIPLLGKYIANNEHAYKYLAESIQTFLTPDELSQLMHQNQFKNISHTTMTFGIVAIHSAYKLN, from the exons ATGGCAGTtagtaaaatatgtacTTCATACCATCatagttattattatagaaGGATTCAACCATaccttttaaaaaatggaacTAACTTGTTTATGGATAAAGGCAAATGTTTCTACACCAATGAAA GACTATATAACTTTGGATTTCAAAAAGTTAcagaagaaataaaatcaaaacttgtttataatttatttagtaaagtctctaataaatatgatatcaTGAATGATTTGATGAGTTTTCGTCTGCATCGCTGTTGGAAAGATCAATTCATAAAAGAATTAgacttatttttaaaatatcaatgttataatacaaaaaaaaaaaatataaatgattcTATAAATGCCGATCCAAATGATACTGCCACTAATGATGAAAGTATGAACCAAAATGTGGCATCAGATCAtaacgaaaaaataaaaagtttaaacgagtataaatgtaaaatattagaTTTAGCTGGTGGGACAGGTGATATAGCTTTTAGAATTTTAGAAAGGTATAAATACTTcttggaaaaaataaaaatatttgataataaaaataattatgatcgCATATCAGaagaattttataaaaacccattagtaaatataattgtttgtgatgtaaataatgatatgaTTAATGTTGGAATAGAAAGagcaaaaaatttaaacttaaataaaaatataacatggCTTGTTGAAAATGCAGAAGATCTAAAATCTATTGAAGACAATTCAATAGATATAATTACCTTATCATTTGGCATACgaaattttacaaatatttcTAAAGCATTGAGTGAAATGTATCGTGTTTTAAAACCAGGTGGAAGACTTCTTTGTTTAGAATTTAGTAAAGTAGAATGTGAtgctataaatattttttataaattttatttaaataattatataccaTTActtggaaaatatatagcaaATAATGAGCATGCTTACAAATATCTTGCTGAAAGCATacaaacatttttaacCCCCGATGAATTATCACAATTAATGCATCAAaatcaatttaaaaatatttcacatACAACTATGACCTTTGGGATTGTTGCAATTCATTCTGcctataaattaaattaa
- a CDS encoding MORN repeat protein, putative: MMEDIINQNECEEIDKNYTGVATVKYKNGDKFVGTFYNGERTNGKYFYSENRTYEGSYLMGKKEGFGKLIKSSNDFYYGNFEKGKKSGFGFQKYPNGDFYYGEWKNNKKHGKGIYYFSGSKEYYSGEWCKGNFISGAWHISGNIKYVGTFFKNKPKYNGDFFFSNESKISVFYEQLFNLSRENTDNENNVDLYWKYQ, translated from the exons ATGATGGAAGATATAATTAACCAAAATGAATGTGAAGAGATtgacaaaaattatacag GTGTCGCTACAgtcaaatataaaaatggagaTAAATTTGTTGGGACCTTTTATAATGGAGAAAGaacaaatggaaaatatttttattccgAAAATAGAACATATGAAGGCTCATATTTGATGGGGAAAAAAGAAGGTTTTGGAAAACTCATAAAAAGTTCAAacgatttttattatg gaaattttgaaaaaggaaaaaaaagcgGGTTTGGGTTTCAGAAATACCCGAATGgtgatttttattatggaGAGTggaaaaacaataaaaagcATGGGAAAGGGatatactatttttcaGGCTCCAAagaatat TATTCAGGTGAATGGTGTAAAGGTAATTTTATTAGCGGGGCTTGGCACATTTCcggaaatataaaatatgtaggaacttttttcaaaaacaagccaaaatataatggagacttttttttttcaaatgaaTCTAAAATATCTGTTTTTTATGAGCAATTATTTAATCTCTCTAGAGAAAATAcagataatgaaaataatgtgGACTTATATTGGAAATATCAATAA
- a CDS encoding PCI domain-containing protein, putative: MNLNEENAITKKINWLRQLEERNPEYELKRRNIFPNYISLLNSIEECIKLKNGYKMNQILKLTQIPIYIYIIDNMTENDLRKKIKERNSLKSFEQLIVDHFNIIKILCNKNTINWDMLSSISCKFLSTFLQLYCNNLWLLPYLLSICSFLNNISTLADSHNNSKNDIFSDENEDINNKNKYTIEVLNSIRGKIGIVKGDAEKHGGFVILMLQSIKLCMKLNNMQITSSFLKIINSTDINYAYIPKLFIVLFKCQLGKLYLQKMEYEKAENEFIWAFSNSQKNKIAFRKKILQAIISIRLNKGIYPPKNLLKKYNLHIYIDIIYSMKRGNIFLYNNVIQNFSKYFFENGLNECIDQIHFIVKRNLLKIIVDWWNQIIKDNPNKIYKVPISLFHHIFIWAGITQHHYYLETLCIITSLILFRYINAYISYDNNILVLSKNDPFPLLSQPRVSR; encoded by the coding sequence ATGAATTTGAACGAAGAAAATGCAATcaccaaaaaaataaactggTTAAGGCAGCTAGAGGAAAGGAACCCAGAGTATGAATTAAAACGAAGGAACATTTTCCCAAACTATATTTCGTTACTTAATAGTATAGAAGAAtgtataaaattgaaaaatggatataaaatgaatcaaatattaaaattaacacaaatacctatatatatatatattattgataatatgactgaaaatgatttacgtaaaaaaataaaagaaagaaatTCATTAAAAAGCTTTGAGCAATTAATAGTCGaccattttaatataataaaaatattgtgtaataaaaatactataAATTGGGATATGTTATCAAGTATAAgttgtaaatttttatcaacaTTTCTTCAACTATattgtaataatttatggCTACTTCCCTATTTATTGTCTATATGttcctttttaaataatattagtaCATTGGCTGATTcacataataatagtaagaatgatatatttagtGATGAGAatgaagatataaataataaaaataaatatactatTGAAGTATTAAATTCTATAAGAGGTAAAATTGGTATAGTAAAAGGGGATGCAGAAAAACATGGAGGGTTTGTTATATTAATGCTTCAATCTATTAAGTTATGtatgaaattaaataatatgcaaataacatcaagttttttaaaaattataaattcaaCAGATATTAactatgcatatattccaaaattatttattgtcTTATTTAAATGCCAATTAGGAAAATtgtatttacaaaaaatggaatatgaaaaagctgaaaatgaatttatatgggctttttcaaattcacaaaaaaataaaatagcttttagaaaaaaaatattacaagCCATTATATCTATACGTTTAAATAAAGGAATATATCCaccaaaaaatttattaaaaaaatataaccttcatatatatatagatattatatattcaatgAAAAGAgggaatatttttttatataataatgttattcaaaacttttcaaaatatttttttgaaaatggaTTAAATGAATGTATAGAtcaaatacattttattgtaaaaagaaatttacTTAAAATTATTGTCGATTGGTGGaatcaaattattaaagacaatccaaataaaatatataaagttcctatatctttatttcatcatatttttatatgggCAGGAATAACACAAcaccattattatttagaaACCCTATGCATAATCACGTCCCTTATTTTGTttagatatataaatgctTATATTTCCTACGACAATAATATACTCGTTCTCAGTAAAAACGACCCATTCCCGCTTTTGTCCCAACCCCGTGTTAGCCGATAG
- a CDS encoding DNA-directed RNA polymerase II 16 kDa subunit, putative, whose translation MANNNLHGDIQDLNLGPEFQNCKCLNLCELQLILGDQLRLTSKRNEDAQALIRSSFDYANRFATIKNRSSIVDIRTNLERIGELYEYEIAMLVNLLPKTILEARYFIPSLIRLNEETLNSILEHLISYKMYVS comes from the exons atggCAAATAACAACTTACATGGCGATATTCAAGATTTAAACCTTGGCCCAG aatTTCAAAACTGCAAATGCTTAAACTTGTGTGAATTACAACTAATTTTGGGCGATCAATTAAGGCTGACTTCAAAAAGAAACGAAGATGCTCAAGc ACTTATAAGATCTTCATTTGATTATGCAAACAGATTTgcaacaataaaaaatagaagtTCAATAGTTGATATTAGAACAAACTTAGAGAGAATAGGagaattatatgaatatgaaaTAGCTATGTTAGTAAACCTATTACCTAAGACAATTTTAGAGGCACGATATTTTATTCCATCCTTAATTAGACTAAATGAAGAAACATTGAATTCAATATTAGAGCATCTCATAAGTTACAAAATGTATGTATCATAA